From Nitrospirota bacterium, a single genomic window includes:
- a CDS encoding glutamyl-tRNA reductase — protein sequence MHIVVVGLSHKTAPVEIREKLAVPESRMGEALTRLCSYQGVREGMLLSTCNRVEVYAVVDEIESGYGGIQDFLADAHLSLSSEQLTPHIYWHQGDRAISHLFRVASSLDSMIVGESQILGQIKDAFEVALTHKTTGIILNKVMKKAISVAKRVRTETRIAEMAVSVSYAAVELAKKIFSDLSEKTVLLVGAGEMAKLAARHFIASGVRHVRVTTRNPQHAVELANRFGGTPVAFEEFREDMASADIVLVSTGAAHYLVGEDDVQRSIRQRMNRPMFLIDISVPRNIDPAVRHVDNAFLFDIDDLKTRVEHNRGERLNEAEKAERMVLDEVGIVRQWLQSLEVTPTIVALRSRADDIKRVELDKALARLANLSAQEREMVEALASSIVNKLIHNTMVTLKAEVNSSEGAAFVEAARRFFSLSDPALPDVNQRVSSESEACHTSQADIQGIEEATPRTASKMPDQ from the coding sequence ATGCATATTGTCGTCGTTGGATTAAGCCACAAGACCGCCCCGGTCGAAATCCGCGAGAAACTTGCGGTCCCCGAGAGCCGGATGGGCGAAGCCCTGACCAGGCTCTGCTCATACCAGGGGGTGCGGGAAGGGATGTTATTGTCGACGTGCAATCGCGTCGAGGTCTATGCCGTCGTCGATGAGATCGAATCAGGGTATGGAGGAATCCAGGACTTCTTGGCAGACGCCCACCTTTCGTTGTCCTCCGAGCAATTGACCCCCCACATTTACTGGCATCAAGGGGATCGAGCGATCAGCCACTTGTTCCGTGTTGCCTCCAGTCTCGATTCCATGATTGTCGGCGAGTCGCAGATCCTGGGCCAGATCAAGGATGCCTTCGAGGTTGCGCTCACACACAAGACGACCGGCATCATTCTGAACAAGGTCATGAAGAAAGCGATCTCTGTCGCCAAACGAGTGCGGACGGAAACCAGGATTGCCGAGATGGCTGTCTCGGTCAGCTATGCTGCGGTTGAATTAGCCAAAAAGATCTTCTCGGACTTAAGTGAGAAGACGGTGTTGTTGGTCGGGGCGGGAGAGATGGCCAAGCTGGCGGCCAGGCATTTCATTGCCAGCGGTGTCCGGCATGTACGGGTGACGACCAGGAATCCGCAGCATGCAGTGGAATTGGCAAACCGCTTTGGCGGCACTCCGGTCGCTTTTGAAGAGTTTCGGGAGGACATGGCCTCTGCCGATATCGTCTTGGTATCGACCGGCGCCGCTCATTACCTCGTAGGCGAAGATGACGTCCAGCGTTCGATCAGGCAACGGATGAATCGTCCGATGTTCTTAATCGATATTTCGGTCCCGCGCAATATCGATCCAGCGGTACGGCATGTCGATAATGCTTTCCTCTTCGACATCGACGATTTGAAAACCAGGGTTGAGCACAACCGTGGGGAGCGTCTCAACGAAGCTGAGAAAGCCGAGCGGATGGTGCTGGATGAAGTCGGGATTGTGCGGCAATGGCTCCAGTCTCTGGAGGTCACTCCCACTATCGTCGCGCTCCGTTCACGGGCTGACGATATCAAGCGGGTTGAACTCGACAAAGCCTTGGCTCGTTTGGCGAATCTGTCTGCCCAAGAACGTGAAATGGTCGAAGCGTTGGCGTCGTCCATCGTGAATAAGCTCATTCATAACACGATGGTGACTCTCAAAGCTGAGGTGAATTCCTCCGAGGGGGCTGCCTTCGTCGAGGCCGCGAGACGTTTTTTCAGTCTCAGCGACCCTGCGCTCCCTGATGTGAATCAGCGTGTGTCATCTGAGTCTGAGGCTTGCCATACATCTCAGGCAGACATACAGGGTATTGAAGAGGCAACTCCCAGAACTGCTTCGAAGATGCCCGATCAATGA
- the ccsA gene encoding cytochrome c biogenesis protein CcsA: MAAVLFMVTMVLYFAAAVSFLAYVLRPSETLSNISLGMTATGFASHTIALGARMSGATEVSLPGFQEALSFFSWVLILVFLVVEFRHRLHVLGSFILPLALVSLVSAAALPETAPALTPVFRTLWVHVTLSMLGTVGFAIAFVAGLMYLIQDGLLKSKRFNVLYSKLPALDFLDHLNQQSIVTGFPLLTLGIITGALSAEFSRGSYLNWNPEQTGALVTWVFYFGVLMGRLTVGWRAKRAAYLTIIGFAGVILTLIGVVLKSHGPVS; the protein is encoded by the coding sequence ATGGCCGCAGTGCTTTTTATGGTGACGATGGTCCTCTATTTTGCGGCCGCTGTCTCCTTTCTCGCCTACGTCCTCCGGCCTTCTGAAACCCTGTCAAATATCTCACTGGGCATGACCGCGACCGGGTTTGCCTCACACACCATTGCCTTGGGTGCCCGGATGAGCGGGGCGACCGAAGTTTCGTTACCGGGGTTCCAGGAAGCCCTGTCGTTTTTTTCTTGGGTGCTGATTCTGGTCTTTCTCGTCGTGGAGTTTCGCCACCGGCTGCACGTACTTGGTTCATTCATCCTTCCTCTGGCACTGGTCTCACTGGTCTCTGCCGCAGCGTTGCCGGAAACCGCTCCGGCGCTTACGCCGGTATTCCGAACCTTGTGGGTCCATGTGACCCTGAGTATGCTCGGCACGGTGGGGTTTGCCATCGCCTTTGTGGCCGGTCTCATGTATCTGATTCAGGATGGACTTCTCAAGTCCAAACGGTTCAATGTCCTCTACTCAAAGTTGCCGGCCTTGGACTTTCTCGACCATCTGAATCAGCAGTCGATCGTGACAGGGTTTCCACTGCTCACGCTCGGCATCATTACCGGTGCCCTTTCAGCCGAGTTCTCCCGTGGGTCATATCTGAACTGGAATCCCGAGCAAACAGGAGCCTTGGTGACATGGGTATTCTACTTTGGGGTACTGATGGGGCGGCTCACGGTGGGCTGGAGAGCCAAACGTGCGGCATATCTTACGATTATCGGATTTGCCGGTGTGATTTTGACCCTGATCGGCGTGGTTCTCAAGAGCCACGGACCGGTGTCGTAA
- a CDS encoding Fe(2+)-trafficking protein, which translates to MAEVQCVTCGQAGETITDPLFMGKLETEIKAKVCKPCWKKWEGMRVMVINEYQVNLGEESGRELVKKQMKAFLKIGEQADTGKLDQNYRPPA; encoded by the coding sequence ATGGCAGAAGTCCAGTGCGTCACGTGCGGACAAGCCGGGGAAACCATCACAGACCCTCTCTTCATGGGAAAGCTTGAGACTGAAATCAAAGCCAAGGTTTGCAAGCCCTGTTGGAAAAAATGGGAAGGCATGCGGGTCATGGTCATCAACGAGTATCAAGTCAATTTGGGCGAAGAGAGCGGCAGAGAACTCGTCAAGAAGCAGATGAAGGCCTTCCTGAAAATCGGGGAACAGGCAGATACCGGAAAACTCGATCAGAACTATCGCCCACCTGCCTAA
- a CDS encoding bifunctional nuclease family protein, giving the protein MITQMQVKGLMFDPSNNAYIVVLRDEEHSEMLPIWVGKSEAGAISMALENVTPPRPMTHDFMKSLLDVYDAKVISVVITDLSEHTYFAKIHLMYEDSEYTVDARPSDALAIALRSNAPIFANDSVITKQSSDELQQWLENLKPEDFGKLDS; this is encoded by the coding sequence GTGATTACACAGATGCAGGTCAAGGGACTCATGTTCGACCCTTCCAATAATGCGTATATCGTCGTGTTACGCGACGAGGAGCATTCAGAGATGCTTCCCATTTGGGTTGGAAAGTCAGAAGCAGGCGCGATCAGCATGGCATTGGAAAACGTCACGCCGCCTCGGCCGATGACGCACGACTTCATGAAGTCGCTTCTCGATGTCTACGACGCCAAAGTGATCAGCGTCGTCATTACAGACCTGTCTGAGCACACATATTTTGCCAAAATCCATTTGATGTACGAAGATTCAGAATACACGGTCGATGCCAGACCCAGTGACGCGCTTGCGATTGCGCTTCGAAGCAACGCCCCAATTTTTGCGAACGATTCGGTCATCACCAAACAGAGCTCCGATGAACTCCAGCAGTGGCTAGAGAATCTCAAACCGGAAGATTTTGGCAAGCTGGACTCCTGA
- a CDS encoding 16S rRNA (cytidine(1402)-2'-O)-methyltransferase: MARDGSQPNEREGVDRSATPGLRGTLYVVSTPVGHPDDITLRALAILRLVMIVASEDPRATQALLAHHGITATVTRYGPHDRHEKMLLLLHRLMEGQDVALVSDNGTPIIYDPGYLFVAAASQARIPVITIPGPSALTAATAISGFSGDAIIFEGRLPSTNHRLLQYLSQFRKERKTLVFYVRPRALTGLLKCLTQVLPRRRTVVAMNLTTGQETLFRGKPDELLSQIGSVAMDSSITVVIEGYRMRKPGNNLSP, from the coding sequence ATGGCACGAGATGGGAGTCAACCAAATGAACGGGAAGGAGTCGACCGATCAGCTACACCGGGCCTTCGTGGCACCCTCTATGTCGTCAGCACACCGGTTGGGCACCCTGATGACATCACCCTTCGAGCCCTGGCCATACTACGCCTTGTCATGATTGTCGCGTCAGAAGATCCTCGCGCAACTCAGGCGCTGCTGGCTCATCATGGAATCACTGCAACGGTCACACGCTACGGGCCGCACGATCGCCATGAGAAAATGCTGCTGCTTCTGCATCGACTCATGGAGGGACAAGATGTCGCTCTTGTCTCAGATAACGGCACCCCTATCATCTACGACCCGGGCTATCTGTTTGTGGCTGCCGCCTCTCAAGCCAGGATCCCCGTGATCACCATCCCCGGCCCCTCCGCATTGACGGCAGCAACAGCAATTTCAGGATTTTCCGGTGATGCGATCATCTTCGAAGGCCGTCTTCCCTCAACCAACCATCGCCTCCTGCAGTATCTCTCTCAATTTCGTAAAGAACGAAAAACTCTCGTGTTCTATGTCAGGCCAAGAGCGCTCACAGGGTTACTGAAATGTCTCACGCAGGTACTCCCAAGGAGGCGAACCGTCGTTGCGATGAATCTCACAACTGGTCAGGAGACGCTCTTTCGCGGGAAGCCGGATGAACTGCTCAGTCAGATCGGGTCAGTGGCGATGGACTCTTCAATCACTGTCGTCATTGAAGGGTATCGGATGAGAAAGCCCGGGAACAACTTGAGCCCATAA
- the hemC gene encoding hydroxymethylbilane synthase — MLTVGGERSTVVLGTRGSKLAVQQSEWVQGQLQTLAPHVTVTLRKIQTSGDKILDVPLAQIGGKGLFVKEIEEALLSGEIDLAVHSMKDVPTELPEGLAILCVPPREDPRDALISRDGQSFKDLPHAARIGTSSLRRQSQLLHARTDFTIAMLRGNLDTRLKKLRAGQFDAIVLAAAGLRRLAWAHEITEYLAPEISLPAIGQGALGIEGRRDDLFIHSILSGLDHAPSKIAVLAERALLHRLEGGCQVPIAAHATVVGTGVTLEGLVASVDGKELIRDTAEGTIEDPESIGIQLAERLLARGGDRILQAIYGAP; from the coding sequence ATGCTAACAGTCGGTGGTGAACGATCAACCGTCGTGCTCGGAACTCGCGGAAGCAAACTGGCGGTGCAGCAAAGCGAGTGGGTGCAGGGGCAGTTACAGACACTGGCTCCGCATGTGACGGTGACATTGCGGAAGATCCAAACATCGGGAGACAAGATTCTCGATGTCCCGCTGGCTCAGATTGGCGGGAAGGGGCTGTTCGTCAAGGAGATCGAGGAAGCTCTCTTAAGCGGCGAGATCGATCTGGCGGTGCATAGCATGAAAGATGTGCCGACGGAATTGCCGGAGGGATTAGCCATTCTCTGTGTGCCGCCACGAGAGGATCCCCGCGATGCTCTGATCAGTCGTGACGGGCAGTCGTTCAAGGATCTCCCCCACGCTGCTCGGATCGGGACCAGCAGCCTGCGTCGCCAATCACAGCTTTTGCATGCCAGGACCGACTTCACGATTGCGATGTTGCGCGGAAACTTGGATACCCGTCTCAAAAAATTACGGGCTGGACAGTTCGATGCCATCGTGCTTGCGGCGGCTGGTTTGCGCCGCTTGGCTTGGGCGCATGAAATTACGGAGTATCTTGCTCCGGAGATCAGTCTACCAGCCATTGGCCAGGGGGCCTTGGGGATTGAGGGGCGGCGGGACGATCTCTTTATCCATTCGATATTGAGTGGCCTGGACCATGCGCCGAGTAAGATTGCCGTTCTTGCCGAACGTGCATTGCTCCATCGGCTCGAAGGAGGCTGTCAGGTTCCGATCGCCGCCCATGCGACTGTGGTTGGAACCGGGGTAACACTGGAAGGATTGGTAGCCAGCGTGGATGGAAAAGAGCTCATTCGCGATACCGCTGAAGGAACCATTGAGGATCCGGAGTCCATCGGCATCCAACTTGCTGAACGATTGCTCGCACGTGGTGGCGATAGGATTCTGCAAGCGATCTACGGGGCTCCATGA